A window of the Candidatus Deferrimicrobiaceae bacterium genome harbors these coding sequences:
- a CDS encoding TRAP transporter TatT component family protein, translating into MANVMSSGGQIFSADDDPELVREAAPFALKAEEYVLAQEPAHRGLLLSLVRGFAQYASAFVLQDALEETDRERGDAGRERSKRLLLRAKGYGMRGLEAAHPGFGKRLGTDPKGAAATAGREDVPLLFWTAASWSLAISLSGADPSMLADLPRCESLMRRALALQEDYDHGAIHEYFIAFEGGRPEAMGGGLAEAKRHFERAMELGGGKRISPLVTFAETVSVRTQNREEFRGLLSRALAFDVRGEAPEFRLANLLAQRKARWLEGRGDDLFLE; encoded by the coding sequence GTGGCGAATGTCATGTCGTCCGGAGGGCAGATCTTCAGCGCCGACGACGACCCGGAGCTTGTGCGGGAGGCCGCTCCTTTCGCGCTCAAGGCGGAGGAATACGTTCTCGCGCAGGAGCCCGCCCACCGGGGGTTGCTCCTCTCCCTCGTCCGGGGGTTCGCGCAATACGCTTCGGCGTTCGTCCTGCAGGACGCGTTGGAAGAGACGGACAGGGAGCGGGGGGACGCAGGCAGGGAACGGTCGAAGCGCCTCCTCCTGCGGGCGAAGGGGTACGGCATGAGAGGTCTCGAGGCCGCGCACCCCGGTTTCGGGAAACGGCTGGGAACGGACCCGAAGGGCGCGGCCGCGACGGCCGGCCGGGAGGACGTCCCTCTGCTTTTCTGGACCGCTGCCTCCTGGAGCCTTGCGATCTCCCTCTCGGGGGCCGACCCTTCCATGCTCGCGGACCTTCCCCGGTGCGAATCGCTCATGCGCCGCGCCCTTGCGCTGCAGGAGGATTACGATCACGGGGCGATTCACGAATACTTCATCGCGTTCGAAGGGGGGCGCCCCGAGGCGATGGGGGGGGGCCTGGCCGAGGCGAAACGGCATTTCGAGCGCGCGATGGAACTCGGCGGCGGGAAGCGGATCTCCCCCCTGGTGACATTCGCCGAGACGGTTTCCGTGAGAACGCAGAACCGGGAGGAGTTCCGGGGGCTTCTTTCCCGGGCGCTCGCCTTTGACGTGCGGGGGGAGGCCCCGGAGTTCCGGCTCGCCAATCTCCTGGCGCAGCGCAAGGCGAGATGGCTCGAAGGGAGGGGGGATGATCTCTTTCTGGAGTAG